CAAACAGACATGTTCTTTCAGCACAAATCATTGCAATTGTAATACTCAGCATTTACCGTGAGCAGGCAAAGTTTGAAACAGAGCAACATGGATTGGCATTATATGACAACAGTAATTTCATTTTGGACCCATAAAGCCCTACACAGCAGGCGCTCTGGTCCATCTCTAGTATTGTTCTGGATATAATTGAGAAATTCGAAACTGTGAGCGCAAAAGTCCGTCTCTCTCCCTGGCTCACGCTGACATGTTGATCCAGAATATGTCATCATACATTAACTGAACTCACAGCTTTTTTGGATGTTAgaacaaataaacagacaggcGTGGGCTTGAAAACAGGCATGGTTCATACATCCATTATAGTACCACTGTAGGACACAAAATAAGCAAAAGCAGCTCCAGAAAGGATGATGGGCAGTGTGTTGATGGAATTGCACTTTTCTTCTGGCTCAAAAATgtcaagagagagaaacagtaaaaaaaaataataaattagaaagcAGTTCCAAGGTACGCAGATGTGGGGCCCCTTGTGTTCTGACTGCTCCTCATCCTCACCCTCACCATGGGAGTAGAGACATGATGGCatatcccagcatgcactgctgcAGGTCCGTCTTGTTAAAGCAGCTGCCACGGAAACAGTCCAGACTTACTCAGCAGGATGCCATAGGCCTGTGGCTTAATGGAGGATGTGGAACAGGTGGGGATAGTGATGGTGGCACACAGTTTGTAGTTGAAGAGATTGGATTACTTGGGAATAATGTAGGAGTTTGGAGTGCAGTGAAAATGGTGGCAGAGCAGGTGAGGAAAGGAGTGGCCATATGATGACTGCTTCCCAGCTGCAGGTGCACCAGGAACGACTCTTTCTCTGTAGCCACTGTCATAAAAACAGTCCAGACTCTCTAACCAGGGTGCCACTGGCCTGTAGGTTGGTGTTGTTGGCAGAGCTGGTGGCGTTTAAGGCAGGGTACATGGTTAAAGGGTACAAGGTTGAAGGGCTGGTTGTTGAAAACTGTATGGGTGGGGGTGAAGTGGAAGGAGGTGAGGATGGGGAGTGGAGTGGGGGTCGTTGGAGGTGCTGGTGGGGTTGGAGTTGGGGTGGAGGGAATGAGGGCCTCTCAAGAATAGATCAAGCCCTTGAGGAAGCGGCCTGTGCCACGTTTGAAGACGCAGGGACAATCACGCTGCTGGGAAGCCGCCTCGCGTCGGGGAGGAAGCCAAACAACGAGAGGAAAAGCGCTCTGATTTTCGCACAGGAAGCCCGTCTGCGCCTCCTGCCCGGCTGAGATAAGAGTGCTGCCGTTCCCATGGCCGAGGCGCGGGCTCGTCCGAGCGCTCAGGGAGGCCCGTCCTGGCCCCCACAGCGCCACTCTCCCTGCACCTCCTCCGCCTCAGCGTCAGGCCAGCCGCGCCGGGCTGCTACAAAGAATAAGGGCCTCAGTCAGGAGCCTGTGATTAGCTCGCAATAACACTCACAAACAGCATTTTTCCATTCAGCACGACACCATTTACCTATTCAAAAAagcattacaatatttatatttacctgCTCAACATTAACTTAAAATATAGTGCTGAAACTACTTGATTTAAAAGTGTCAATCAATTCCATAATAGTAAACCCCAACAttactaatacaaaaaaaaaaaacaataacctgAACTGCGCTGCTAGATTTTACATATGaacataattattataattataaaatacaataacatatataaatatatacctaaAATTACAATAGTTTATTAGTTTACTAGCTATTTTAACCCTGTTAAAGTTTTTAGTTAATTGCAATTAGTAGTTGCattgtattaaaataatttataatagttcAAGGGGTTAAGGGACCTTTTACTATTCAAAATATTTTCATCATGGTTTGACTCAGCAGGTTCattcaaaaaagtgttttttttttttcatttcatttacaacACTTTCCAGGAAGTGGGATTCAATAGCATGCCCAAAGCATGAGCCAAGACAAAGGTCCACAGTCTCTCCCGTTGCCATGGCAAAGTGATAAGGGGATGTATGATGCTTTAAATGTGTGGCCAAAAAATGGAGAAAGAGCGCATGTAGGAAAGGGGAGGGGGTTAAAATACAGTACACTAATATATTCAATGGCACCTCAGCCTTTTGGACAGGGTAAAATGCTGGAATGAAGGAAATAGTACTAGAAGTAGTAGAAGTAGCTTGGCCCTTGGACCTTTGTTTTAGGATGTGTGTGTAAGAATGGGAGTCTCTCTGCAATGTTATCTTGTGAATAGTGCTGGCTTGGCTTTTCTCATGAGAATGCTAAATAGTTTGTGTGTCACATATTAGAAAAGGCATAGCAGGATGCGCCTGAGCAATCAGAATAACAAACAAGCAGCATTCTGCACGGGAAGTTCATTAAATCATAGTGTTTGATTTAGAAACCAACAGATCGTGCTTGTAAGCACGGAACTGGCCTCTTTTGAAGTGTTGTTTTTTCTGCGCTTTCAACTCAGGATTACACTGAGTTCTATAGCTGGACCAGGCACACATTCattcaaatgcacacatacactaacacacacacacaaaatgaatagacacacaaccaacacacacatacatgaaaGGCCTTCTTAACCATCTGTTCTGGAAGCTAAGAGGAAGCCCTGTCTGAACACATGCTGAAATAGACAAAACATGTCTCAGTTCACAAACAAATAGCCACACACTTCAGATGGCATTCCTACACACTCAAGTACTATGACCTAGTACAGTGTGAAATGCGGCTATGGCTATTGTGTTTACATTGAAAATAGAAATGGCAGCAGGATATGATATTACACAACGTCAGAAAGGAGGCCATAAGTTGGCTGATTGATAATCTAAACCATACAAAATTATAATAGTCTACAGCATGTTTAAGAGAAATGGATGCATGTTGTTTATCCAAGGCCACAAATGTGAAATAAAGAGTAATTATTAAACGGATATATTGAGAATGTTTTCTATTCTGCTTAAACATCTATAAAGCATGAAATTTGTGCCACAATGACAAATATTTTTGCTAGGGTGTTTGTATTAGTTCATTTTGGAACATGAAGGAACATGAAATTGAATTATTAGGCTTAGATCAGCTTATGGTTGTAAAAAACCCAGCTTTTAAACAGACTAAATGCATGATAATAGAATATGATATAATCAGACTGATGAGTTACTTACAGGCCTTTAGGAGGGCAGGGTTGCCAAAGCCATCTCATGTGAGGTGCTGGGATGCCATAGGATGTGCAGCGAAGGGCTTGCCTGCTGCTTCGTGGGACAGTTCCTGGGTCCTGCACCGCCACAGCTTTCTCCCCAATCCAAGGCTTAACTATGAACCAAAGGGAAGGAGACAATATCCTTAGTATTTATGATCAACAtgtgatacataaaaaaaaactgtatgcatTTTAACAACAAAAGTTGAGAAGGTTTCTTTCCTTTTCCAGTAAAGCTAAAAATTTGGAGATACAAAGTTTGTGCGTAACAGTGACAACATAAAACTACAGAAATGATTGCCTACAAATGCTTAAATGCTCTAGTTGATAATACTGCTGAGCAATTCAGAAAAGGTAAAGAAGCTTACCATGCACCACAAGAGTAAGTGTGAGGTTCCTGTAAAGTCCAAACTTCTGGATGCCAGTGAGTATGGTGTAGACCCCTGCATCCTCCTCTGCAACATCTCGAATCACTAGAGTATAGCCATCTGTGTGGTAACGTGAACACTGCTCAGCTGCCACCCTCCCGTCCTTCAGCCTGAACATTGACGatagaatttatttttaaaactgaaaGTAAATCTCATTCCTCTTTTGATATACAGAACACAGACTGTGATATGTCTCTATGGATACAGTGCATGGCATGCTctatatataaatgttataaatttgGTGGATTTATGAAAGTTCTTACCAAATGATTTCAGGTTCAGGGAATGCTCGTAATTTGGGGGACAGGCGGAAGGATTTCTGTCCTGCATAAGCCTGTACCACCGGACTCTCTCTGTGCTTTAGCCTGATGAAAGGCTGGTCTGAGGAATCAAAGACCAACGGGTTCAAGAGCATTTATGCAAACCAAAGTCTGAAGTTTATTGTAATAATGTGACTCTAATACATAATTCAAAACTTACCATAAACAATGACTGAGGTGTTTGCTTGCCGCTTTGCTGGACCACTAGCCACATGGCATATATAGACTCCTCTGTCATCTTTGCGCAGTTTAGGAATTGTGATAACACTATAGAAGACCATGTTGGTTCTGCTCCGGGTAATACGTCTACTGATTAAGGCTGTACTATTGGCCTAcaggcaaaaataaaataaacaatgaataaacaaTGATTTGTTCAACATGGACAACATCCAAAATATATTgtgcaacattaaaataaataatgttaaatgaGTACAATAAATGCCCTTTTACTGTGGTGGATGCTACTAACCTGCCTAGGGTACGTCCAGCTGATGGACACTCTGGAGTTCCACTCAGCAGTAACAGTGCAGTTCAAGGCCAGCATCTCTCCCCGGAGAGCCTGAACTGAGCCAGTGTTGTTCAAATACACATCCTGGATCTTATTCACTAGAGACCCCAGGACAAAAACAGATTAAACATAGAGGGTAAATGAAAGGAAAAGTACACAATTGAAAGGAAAAGTGCCAGAGCATTACTCAATTACAACAAGCTTATAGTCTATGAATTAACTGCAGACTCTATTGTAATACCTGGTCTGTGGGTCAAGAACTTGTTGGTGTATGTAGTCCCATTGATAACGGTTTCACAGTGGAAAAGACCAATGTAGAAGTATGTGGGGCTGCGAATGATAAAGCCCTGTCTACTGTTCCAAACGATGTTCCTCTGGTCTGTCTCCAGTTTGAGACTGGGAAACTGCAAAGATTAAAACCAGAATCAATCAACTAAACAAGAAATTCTAGCAACATGTAACTTTGAACATTAATTGGTCTAAATATTCTCGTAAGGATAAAGAAAAAATGAGCCACAGTGTTACAAAGCACTGATGATACCCTGTTTAAACTGCAAAACCAGACAGCAAACTATAAAATGTCTGTGACGCTAAAAAAGGACAGGCTTGGTAACAGGGCACTCTCGTTCAGAAATTCTTGGAGAGTTGTGTTATGATTTTGTTTTCTTCCATGTCCGCTGGAGGAAATGTTTACTAGAGGCGCTTTGACAGCTTGGAAGTGTCCTGCCCTTTCTCAAGGGATCAGGTGGATGCCTCCCTCCCAGTGCAAACAGGTCAAACACCCCCTCCTAAAGCAGCTTGGGTATGTTACGTAAATTTTTTTCACATATACCAGACTTACATAGTCAATGTTTTTTGCCAATGTATTTCATTTCAGTCTGTTTCATAAGAACACTACTCACACCCCCTTCACCACTAACCTAGCCCTTGTACAAAGCTTGAGAAGGTTGAGGATGTGGAAACGTGACTCCAGTCCATCTCCTTACATCCTGTTACTACAGGATATAGACACTGCGGCTAGGGCTCTTAGGTCAACCTCTGGAAGGGCCCCCCTGGCCACTTTCACAGCTTCTGTGAGAGCACAGCCTCTGGGGTATTGTTCCTTATGCGAGAGGTGCGAGATTAAAGATACTCAGttgagcacaaaaaaaaaaaatcctttccgGAAAAAAACACTCCAGCAGCTTGTGACAGTCCAAGTTCGAGTAGGGGGTGGAGGCAGCTTTGTATTTTTAGACTTGATTACCTTTGTGACTCTGTGCATAGGGTCAAGCGAGACGTAAACAGAGCAAAACTGAAATTAAACATGAAGCCTTTTCAGGCCAAAGAGGAGAGGGATGTCATATCTATGGCATATCCCCAAACAGCTCCCATACTGAAAGCGGAGCCAATGGCAGTGCAAAGGGAACTGGTCGTTTTGCTCTTTTCCGCTTCCTGTCTTCAACTGATACTCATCCTGAAGGTTTTAAAAAAACCTCAGGGGTTTCAATAGCCATACACAACCTCCACTGATTTCCCCGAGGGGCCTATCTGAGCCTAATATTATTACACTTTCGGTGAGGATGCTAAAGATGCAATCACATTCTGGTTAAGTCAATCCACCTGTGAAAGACATCAGTCTACATGTGGTATTTCCACAGGTACAAGGGCATAGGGAGAGGGCACTTTGACCCCCacgtcctgtctccatctccggGGCAGAATATGGTGCCAACAAGACGGAGGAAGCCGGGGGCGCCACACTCTCCCCGCCTGCTGGCGTAAGACAGGTATCTGTGTCATGGAGACCTGCAAAGGATCCTGCTctatacataaacacacaggcATCCGCACTCACGCAAACAGGTCCGGTGGAGTTGAGGACACAGACACCGATTTGTGAATGAAGCAGTGGCCTGTGGCTTAATGAAGCAAGAGAGGAACTGGAGTagcaaacattttttacaaaatgaaatatCCTAAAATATTGTTCTTTGATTAGTATGTAAGTCAAACATTTTATTCtgacttttacttttttgttaacaaagatttccaatatttatttaaaactataCGTCCGAATGACTATATAGATGATGTATTTGAGTTTGGTGGTAAAAGGATAAAACAAGGACTTTATTTAAAGGATATAAATTTAGGATGTTTTTGTTTTCAAGAACTGCATTTTAATCATTCTTATGTACTCCTAAATATTACTGTGATGATCTAGAGAACCAAAAGTCAAGGGGTTTCTATCTATGATCTATGGAGGAGGGAAAAGGCAGAGAGAAGAGGTACTGTCAAGAAAGGTAAGCTTTGTTATgaggattagaatagcactgtgaTTTCAGACCATGCCAGATACTGCCAGGTGCAGACAAAAAGTTGCAACAGGTTTTATGaattaatttgtgtttaaaaCAGGTGTTAACAGTCAATTATGTCAAAATGTCAAATGAGCAGAGTTTGAAAATACAAGATTAAAGAACACCTGAGAAGACTGAATGAATTGGTTTGCACTGACAGCAAAAAACAGCAAtactaataaagaaaaaacagagaaGAATGTATGGGTTATCAGGACAAAATGAACAAGGCAGGGAggaaaacaacagaggaaggtgctgGGTGGGGATTTATGCTGAGACAGAGAGGGGTATCCTGACCACGATAAGTATGATTTTGGTGCTGATGATGACAAATAACTGCTGGTTAACCGACACAAGTTGCTGTGTCAAAAAACATACCACGTCTAAGAGTTTGGGTGGAATTGATGTTTCATATGAATTTAGTATACGGTTGCTGAACAGACATTGTGAACTGAAGAGGTACTCACTTTGATTAAAGACACTTTGGTGTGTGGGTTTGTGACTCTGCAGGGAAACACTAAGTTTTGTCCTTCCTTTATGTAGACCACGTCTGGGATCTCTGTCTGCACCTTCACAAATGGCCGCTGGCTATCTGAAACCCAAACACTGTGGTCAGGAACAAACAGATACACATTCTTTTGGgcgcacaaacatacacacacactcacagaaattGATTGCAGACAACAATTTGGAGTCAGCAAGAGGCAGACAAAGAGATTGTTTCCTAGTTATCAAAAGCTATTTCTGTGTTGTTTCTAGGCTTGCTTGCACTTTCTTTTGCAGCTGCAACCTCCTTGTGGCATAGAAGAGTTTGGGTGTTGCTCCATTGTTTGTTACCTTAGCGttattaaaggaaagaaaaaaaaatctctgaacaTTTTAACAAAAGTACCCCAAGGACTGCAAGATTCAGGGCTTCCTTGATGTGCTTTGATTCCATAAAAAGGAGGGAAGGACAGACTTAATGGACATGGTCACAAGAGCAATTGATGGCCCCCAGGGGCCTTGTTGGCTGACCGGGTTCCGCACCTACTGACCTGGGGGCCCCCGGTTCTTTGCCTTGTCTTCACTGCCACTTCACTAAGGACAAACCTCATCTGCTTCCTTAATTGCACTCTCAACACATCTTTTTGTAACACATCCATCCAAAACCCAAAAATAATCATAACATAGGAAACTAATAAGTTTAATAGCCTTTTTGCTGCGTTTTTTAAAGGCATTGTAAAAGTGATAGCTTGCAAGCTCATTGTTAAGCAAATGGCAGTAAAATGTGTGTTTACACAGTATCAATCTGAAGAGCAAACACTGCTGTTGATAatttcatatttgtttaaatTCTAGTTGATTCAGTGTTCTAAATAAAGATGTTCATAAACTTctcttaatataatattatttttatgtagtAATGATTTTAACACACTCAATGTGAAAATACAAAAATTTCAAGTTAATTAGCAGAACCCACCTCTCTACCCCTCCTAACACTCAGACATAGCTCAGCCCTCCCCTGCCAAGAAGACATCCCATTCCCCATTTGTTCGTCCTTTGCCACCCCCTAAAAGTAGCACAGGATGTGGCCAGCAGGGCTGAATAAGTAAGATAACGGTGGTGCCCTGGGAAAAGCTGCCCAGAAGCTGGGCCTTTCGACAACTGGGACTAT
This genomic interval from Astyanax mexicanus isolate ESR-SI-001 chromosome 1, AstMex3_surface, whole genome shotgun sequence contains the following:
- the flt1 gene encoding vascular endothelial growth factor receptor 1 isoform X2, coding for MLELFLMMLCGLSSRVLAKDAEAKGRFSSPVLDVSDRQLVLEKDQTLQLNCRGRWELKWDIPSDVPKGYSGTHVEISRCGKQAVHYCSRLTISPVLGQHTGSYRCRYVHKQHKFSSVYVYITDSQRPFVKVQTEIPDVVYIKEGQNLVFPCRVTNPHTKVSLIKFPSLKLETDQRNIVWNSRQGFIIRSPTYFYIGLFHCETVINGTTYTNKFLTHRPVNKIQDVYLNNTGSVQALRGEMLALNCTVTAEWNSRVSISWTYPRQANSTALISRRITRSRTNMVFYSVITIPKLRKDDRGVYICHVASGPAKRQANTSVIVYDQPFIRLKHRESPVVQAYAGQKSFRLSPKLRAFPEPEIIWLKDGRVAAEQCSRYHTDGYTLVIRDVAEEDAGVYTILTGIQKFGLYRNLTLTLVVHVKPWIGEKAVAVQDPGTVPRSSRQALRCTSYGIPAPHMRWLWQPCPPKGLSPARLA